The following coding sequences are from one Arachis hypogaea cultivar Tifrunner chromosome 7, arahy.Tifrunner.gnm2.J5K5, whole genome shotgun sequence window:
- the LOC112702530 gene encoding DELLA protein 1 produces MITDDNIFAGSSSYEPFSMSGGNCMDELLAAIGYKKLRSKDNMADVGQKLDQQLEAVMMDNNVNAREDGTSSNVASDDAVVHYDDPNDVFPWEKTMLTPTTTHNNNQNDTTISNSLPFTQILEDPLRFNILNGNSAKDNDLTAVTETVKSQVEQHSDLTCLCVAVEDTGVRLVHALMACAQAIQEGKLDLADVLVNHASVLASQQGGAMRKVAANFSHALARRIYGAFPEESMSSSLSDMLHVHFYETCPYLKFAHFTANQAILEAFSSATAVHVIDFGLKQGLQWPALMQALALRPGGPPSFRLTGIGPTSPEDTDTLQQVGWRLSQLARTIQVRFEFRGFGCNSLSDLDPTALDIKPGESVAVNAVFELHRMLAKPGSLERVLNTVKNIEPEIVTVVEQEANHNGPVFFERFTEAMHYYSSLFDSMEGSVNEDGTLSEVYLGRQICNVVACEGEDRVERHETLAQWRVRMGSAGFEPVRLGSNAFRQARMLLALFAGGEGYRVEENDGCLLLGWQMRPLIATSAWRVASGARRH; encoded by the coding sequence ATGATAACCGACGATAATATATTCGCGGGTTCTTCATCCTATGAACCATTTTCAATGTCCGGTGGTAATTGCATGGACGAATTGCTAGCAGCTATAGGCTACAAGAAGTTGCGATCAAAGGACAACATGGCTGACGTGGGCCAGAAGCTGGACCAGCAGCTCGAAGCGGTGATGATGGATAATAATGTCAATGCACGCGAAGACGGTACCTCTTCCAACGTCGCTTCAGACGACGCCGTCGTTCACTACGATGACCCCAACGATGTCTTCCCCTGGGAAAAAACCATGCTCACCCCCACGACCACCCACAACAATAACCAAAACGACACCACAATCTCCAATTCACTGCCGTTTACGCAAATCCTGGAGGACCCTCTACGGTTCAACATTCTCAACGGAAACTCAGCCAAGGACAACGATCTTACAGCGGTTACCGAAACCGTAAAATCGCAAGTGGAGCAACATTCAGACCTCACGTGTCTTTGTGTGGCGGTCGAAGACACTGGCGTGCGACTCGTCCACGCGCTGATGGCGTGCGCGCAGGCGATCCAGGAAGGGAAGCTTGACCTCGCTGACGTGCTCGTGAACCACGCGTCGGTCCTCGCGTCGCAGCAGGGCGGTGCGATGAGGAAAGTCGCCGCCAACTTCTCTCACGCGTTGGCGCGTCGAATCTACGGCGCGTTCCCGGAAGAGTCCATGAGCTCCTCGCTCTCCGACATGCTCCACGTCCACTTCTACGAGACTTGCCCGTACCTCAAATTTGCGCACTTCACCGCCAACCAAGCGATTCTAGAAGCTTTCTCCTCCGCAACCGCCGTCCACGTCATCGATTTCGGCCTGAAGCAGGGGCTTCAGTGGCCCGCGCTCATGCAGGCCCTGGCACTCCGTCCCGGAGGACCACCATCCTTCCGGTTAACCGGAATCGGACCGACATCGCCAGAGGACACCGACACTCTTCAACAAGTCGGTTGGAGGCTTTCGCAGCTTGCGAGAACGATTCAGGTTCGGTTCGAGTTCCGGGGATTCGGCTGTAACAGCCTCTCGGATCTTGATCCAACGGCTCTTGATATCAAACCAGGAGAATCCGTCGCCGTTAACGCCGTCTTTGAGCTTCACCGTATGCTCGCCAAGCCCGGTTCGCTTGAGAGGGTTTTGAACACAGTAAAAAATATCGAACCGGAGATAGTGACGGTGGTGGAGCAGGAAGCGAACCATAACGGTCCTGTGTTTTTTGAACGGTTCACGGAGGCGATGCATTATTACTCGAGTTTGTTTGATTCGATGGAAGGATCGGTAAATGAGGATGGGACTCTTTCGGAGGTTTACTTAGGGAGGCAGATATGCAACGTTGTGGCGTGCGAAGGAGAGGACCGTGTGGAGCGGCATGAAACGCTGGCTCAGTGGAGAGTCAGGATGGGTTCGGCTGGGTTCGAACCAGTTCGGCTGGGTTCGAACGCGTTCAGGCAGGCAAGGATGCTGTTGGCTCTGTTCGCCGGAGGAGAAGGGTATAGGGTGGAGGAGAACGACGGGTGTCTCTTGCTCGGTTGGCAAATGAGGCCACTCATTGCTACATCCGCGTGGAGAGTCGCCAGCGGCGCCCGCCGCCATTGA